One genomic region from Hyalangium ruber encodes:
- the gspD gene encoding type II secretion system secretin GspD, which produces MKTLSPWSLLLCLALATSPAWAQRRPPPAGNTPPPAGERQITPQPSGVTATGEGAPKPEGRTTPTCEEARRRARYGIYFDKVDIEKLVQTVSDATCKTFILPENVRGKISIIGPENGRVEVDADAFYSAFLASLDANGLSVYPHGRFLKIVDKRSAKQNPIPTIIDANTPYTTNEQMVTKLFRIRYVEVEPLRGVLQQLVSKDGDTIPYPPDTIIVNDVGSNMHRLERIVAQLDTRASSDELRIIQVQFASAQEVAATVQKIFEGKARPGQRPGGFANVSPGASPGEIAAANAAAAGGQEGSGGSVTLTQIIPDERTNKLIIVASPAAFDRILQLIREVDVPTDAGGRINVYPLENADAEELASTLQTLAQGTANRPRIPTPTPPPGVGGNIRSPAVAAELFSGEVKVSADKATNSLVIVASQADYRNILRVIEQLDIPRRQVFVEAVIMEVNLDRNSEFGINFHSGYKLSTDQGAVPGLFGTKYTSQGLPPSFSLANLAGFGGFLAGLQGPVIPELQKLGIDIPAFGVVLHALQQSSDVNVLSTPHILTSDNEEAEITVGQNVPFQSGFSPSSLGTGLGTGTGTGTGLNQSLLGGLGGLGSLFAPITRQNVELKLTVKPQINESDFIRLVITEQTEEIASSDPVLGPTTSKRSAKTTVVAKDQETVVIGGIMQDRTIESVAKVPVLGDIPIVGHLFRETSRKKTKTNLLLFLTPYIIRDQTDFRTIFERKMRERQQFVEQFYGQVPGYDVAIDFTRKPGPLSRMNQSVLREQQRAENGGPGGPGERVIRPNSAATPGSEAPSQGGQAPVPPAGEQPPTMPPPGMGAEPEVREVQPPPPGSDGSVPAPETPERLRIQPDTGAPEQTP; this is translated from the coding sequence CTGGCCACCTCGCCCGCCTGGGCCCAGCGCCGCCCTCCTCCCGCCGGCAACACCCCTCCACCCGCCGGGGAGCGGCAGATCACCCCGCAGCCCTCGGGCGTCACCGCCACTGGCGAGGGCGCTCCCAAGCCCGAGGGGCGCACCACGCCCACCTGTGAGGAGGCCCGGCGCCGCGCGCGCTACGGCATCTACTTCGACAAGGTGGACATCGAGAAGCTGGTGCAGACCGTCTCGGACGCCACCTGCAAGACGTTCATCCTCCCGGAGAACGTGCGCGGGAAGATCTCCATCATCGGCCCCGAGAACGGCCGCGTGGAGGTCGACGCGGACGCCTTCTACTCCGCCTTCCTCGCGTCGTTGGATGCCAACGGCCTGTCGGTCTACCCGCACGGCCGCTTCCTGAAGATCGTCGACAAGCGCTCGGCCAAGCAGAACCCGATCCCGACGATCATCGACGCCAACACCCCGTACACCACCAACGAGCAGATGGTGACCAAGCTCTTCCGCATCCGGTATGTGGAAGTGGAGCCGCTGCGCGGGGTGCTGCAGCAATTGGTGTCCAAGGACGGCGACACCATCCCGTACCCGCCGGACACCATCATCGTCAACGACGTGGGCTCCAACATGCACCGCCTGGAGCGCATCGTCGCCCAGCTGGACACGCGCGCCTCCAGCGACGAGTTGCGCATCATCCAGGTGCAGTTCGCCAGCGCGCAGGAGGTGGCGGCCACGGTACAGAAGATCTTCGAGGGCAAGGCGCGCCCCGGCCAGCGCCCGGGCGGCTTCGCCAACGTCTCGCCTGGCGCCTCTCCCGGAGAGATCGCCGCCGCCAATGCCGCCGCCGCTGGCGGCCAGGAGGGCTCCGGGGGTTCCGTCACGCTGACGCAGATCATCCCGGATGAGCGCACCAACAAGCTGATCATCGTGGCCAGCCCCGCCGCCTTCGATCGCATCCTGCAGCTCATCCGCGAGGTGGACGTGCCCACCGACGCGGGTGGCCGCATCAACGTCTACCCGCTGGAGAACGCGGACGCCGAGGAGCTGGCCAGCACGCTGCAGACGCTGGCGCAGGGCACCGCCAATCGGCCGCGCATCCCCACCCCCACGCCTCCTCCGGGCGTGGGTGGCAACATCCGCTCTCCCGCTGTCGCCGCCGAGCTGTTCTCCGGCGAGGTGAAGGTGTCCGCCGACAAGGCCACCAACTCGCTGGTCATCGTCGCCAGCCAGGCCGACTACCGCAACATCCTCCGGGTCATCGAGCAGCTGGACATCCCGCGCCGCCAGGTGTTCGTCGAGGCCGTCATCATGGAGGTCAACCTCGACCGCAACTCCGAGTTCGGCATCAACTTCCACAGCGGCTACAAGCTCTCCACGGACCAGGGAGCGGTGCCCGGCCTGTTCGGCACCAAGTACACCTCGCAGGGTCTGCCGCCCTCCTTCTCGCTGGCGAACCTGGCCGGCTTCGGCGGCTTCCTGGCCGGTCTGCAGGGCCCGGTGATTCCGGAGCTGCAGAAGCTGGGCATCGACATCCCCGCCTTCGGCGTGGTGCTGCACGCGCTGCAGCAGAGCTCGGACGTGAACGTGCTCTCCACCCCGCACATCCTCACCAGCGACAACGAGGAAGCGGAGATCACCGTAGGCCAGAACGTGCCCTTCCAGTCGGGCTTCTCGCCCAGCTCGCTGGGCACCGGCCTGGGCACGGGCACCGGTACGGGCACCGGCCTCAACCAGTCGCTGCTGGGCGGTCTGGGCGGCCTGGGCTCGCTGTTCGCCCCCATCACCCGCCAGAACGTGGAGCTGAAGCTCACCGTCAAGCCGCAGATCAACGAGAGCGACTTCATCCGCCTGGTGATTACGGAGCAGACCGAGGAGATCGCCTCCAGCGATCCGGTACTCGGCCCCACCACCTCCAAGCGCAGCGCGAAGACGACGGTGGTCGCCAAGGATCAGGAGACGGTGGTCATCGGCGGCATCATGCAGGACCGCACCATCGAGTCGGTCGCCAAGGTGCCGGTGCTGGGTGACATCCCCATCGTGGGCCACCTGTTCCGGGAGACCTCGCGCAAGAAGACGAAGACCAACCTGCTGCTCTTCCTGACGCCCTACATCATCCGGGACCAGACGGACTTCCGCACCATCTTCGAGCGGAAGATGCGGGAGCGGCAGCAGTTCGTGGAGCAGTTCTACGGGCAGGTGCCGGGCTACGACGTGGCCATCGACTTCACCCGCAAGCCGGGCCCGCTGTCGCGGATGAACCAGTCGGTGCTGCGCGAGCAGCAGCGGGCGGAGAACGGCGGTCCGGGCGGCCCGGGCGAGCGCGTCATCCGGCCGAACAGCGCGGCGACGCCTGGCTCCGAGGCTCCCTCGCAGGGCGGGCAGGCGCCCGTGCCTCCGGCGGGTGAGCAGCCGCCGACCATGCCGCCGCCGGGAATGGGCGCCGAGCCCGAGGTGCGGGAAGTCCAGCCGCCTCCCCCGGGTTCGGATGGATCAGTGCCCGCGCCGGAGACCCCCGAGCGCCTTCGCATCCAGCCGGACACGGGAGCGCCAGAGCAAACCCCATGA